One Polypterus senegalus isolate Bchr_013 chromosome 10, ASM1683550v1, whole genome shotgun sequence DNA segment encodes these proteins:
- the LOC120537493 gene encoding uncharacterized serine-rich protein C215.13-like isoform X2: MQWFLCRLQFLKDRRHHEICVMRVNSSSVIFTYATALILSSCLFGLAASDVLCMNKPDGLYGDPSDSNAIIFCRNGESILSKCPAGLVFNAVLIKCDYPSATTAGTEGNSENQIFCHSKTDGNYANASDPYIFIVCVNGISYSSNCPQGLVYNQQNNWCDYPTLTTADTVETAITTIKSFATETGSASSSLSPASTLSDAVSTITTRSSTSSQPGLSVLTGTSVQTTISTLLPKTSSVLTSLITSSALSSLTASRSTYLSSSSLTTSITPSSLTSSSSSYLTLSFTTSNTSISPSLSSTSQTSKTENTAPSTASEPTSFLPTDSSLSSLSSSTSLLSTVSSSSSSSSSSSSSSSSSLGSSTSSFTMAENSVTQLNTSTSRALSSAASDSNTSTSRTLSSAASDSNTSTSRVLSSAASDSNTSTSRALSSAASDSNTSTSRALSSAASDSSTLTTTATLENTSQNSASTATTISSPKASSVTLTSTIQSLNTNSTGLPVTETVSSLSSGYTSSTLQSSFDSTVTSAITSSITISSTFSLSSYSSFTVTPTSISSGMTSDLTASNVSSSLATSSLLSTENRKNTSLSTTVLSSSSTHNDQQNGTSQSTTSSPNSAFSTPVSVTDYLSSTATSTTLLSSPTTQIPTSFSTLLWHETTTSATSEFTNSSSSPSPSSTNDIATSSSNFNPEIVTATTSMTKVTTVLKDPAEEQVIQQGVSATGGKSRQSVPSWSIALMVVAVFLIILLPLLALLIGCLIRRANSRDSFRLYHDLATSD; encoded by the exons ATGCAGTGGTTTCTTTGTAGACTACAATTTTTGAAAGATAGAAGGCACCATGAAATTTGTGTGATGAGGGTAAATAGTTCATCAGTGATCTTTACTTATGCAACAGCGCTCATCTTGTCATCATGTCTTTTTG GACTTGCTGCCAGTGATGTCTTATGTATGAACAAACCAGACGGTCTCTATGGGGACCCCAGTGACTCGAACGCCATCATTTTTTGCCGAAATGGAGAATCCATCCTTTCTAAATGCCCTGCAGGTCTGGTTTTCAATGCAGTACTGATCAAGTGTGACTACCCATCTGCAACCACTGCTGGCACAGAAG GGAACAGTGAGAATCAAATTTTCTGCCACTCCAAAACAGATGGTAACTATGCAAATGCCAGTGACCCATACATTTTCATTGTATGTGTTAATGGGATCAGCTACTCATCTAACTGCCCTCAAGGTCTGGTCTACAATCAACAGAACAATTGGTGTGATTACCCAACCTTAACGACTGCTGACACCGTAG AAACTGCTATCACTACTATCAAATCATTCGCAACTGAAACTGGCAgtgcatcatcatcattatcacctGCTTCAACTTTATCTGATGCAGTTTCTACCATCACAACCAGATCATCAACTTCCTCTCAACCTGGTTTATCTGTGTTAACTGGAACCTCTGTACAGACAACTATATCCACATTACTTCCAAAAACATCCTCAGTATTGACAAGCCTAATCACCTCTTCAGCCTTGTCATCACTTACTGCTTCAAGATCAACTTACTTATCATCATCCTCATTGACTACAAGTATCACCCCGTCCTCATTAACATCATCATCGTCGAGCTACTTGACTCTGTCATTTACTACTTCTAACACATCGATAAGTCCTTCATTATCATCAACCAGCCAAACTAGCAAAACCGAAAACACTGCACCAAGCACAGCTTCAGAGCCCACTTCTTTTCTACCAACTGACAGTTCTTTATCCTCACTTTCATCATCCACCTCATTGCTATCAACTGTCAGTTcttcatcctcatcctcatcctcatcttcatcttcatcttcatcatccCTTGGATCCTCCACTTCTTCATTTACCATGGCAGAAAACTCAGTCACACAATTAAATACATCTACATCAAGGGC ATTATCATCAGCTGCTTCTGACTCAAATACATCTACATCAAGGACATTATCATCAGCTGCTTCTGACTCAAATACATCTACATCAAGGGTATTATCATCAGCCGCTTCTGACTCAAATACATCTACATCAAGGGCATTATCATCCGCTGCTTCTGACTCAAATACATCTACATCAAGGGCATTATCATCAGCTGCTTCTGACTCATCAACTTTAACCACAACAGCTACATTAGAAAACACATCACAAAATTCAGCTTCAACTGCTACAACTATCAGCTCACCTAAGGCATCATCAGTTACCCTTACTTCTACTATACAGTCTTTAAATACCAACAGCACTGGACTGCCTGTCACTGAGACAGTCTCTTCATTGTCATCAGGATATACTTCTTCAACTTTGCAATCCAGTTTTGACAGTACAGTAACATCAGCTATAACATCCAGTATAACTATATCAAGCACATTTTCACTGTCTTCTTACAGTTCATTTACTGTAACACCAACATCAATAAGTTCAGGAATGACTTCTGATTTAACAGCTTCAAATGTTTCTAGTAGTTTGGCAACATCTTCACTGTTAagtacagaaaacagaaaaaacacctCATTGTCAACAACTGTTTTGTCATCTTCATCGACCCACAATGATCAACAAAATGGTACATCACAAAGTACAACTTCATCACCTAATTCTGCTTTCAGTACTCCAGTTTCAGTTACTGATTATCTTTCATCAACTGCTACTTCCACAACTTTGCTCTCATCACCAACAACCCAGATCCCCACTTCCTTCTCTACTTTactttggcatgaaaccacaacATCTGCAACCTCTGAATTTACAAATTCATCGTCATCACCCTCACCATCATCGACAAATGACATTGCAACATCTTCCTCTAATTTTAATCCTGAAATAGTAACAGCtactacttcaatgacaaaagtTACAACTGTATTAAAAGATCCTGCTGAAGAACAGGTGATACAGCAAGGTGTCTCAGCTACAG
- the LOC120537493 gene encoding uncharacterized serine-rich protein C215.13-like isoform X1, giving the protein MQWFLCRLQFLKDRRHHEICVMRVNSSSVIFTYATALILSSCLFGLAASDVLCMNKPDGLYGDPSDSNAIIFCRNGESILSKCPAGLVFNAVLIKCDYPSATTAGTEGNSENQIFCHSKTDGNYANASDPYIFIVCVNGISYSSNCPQGLVYNQQNNWCDYPTLTTADTVETAITTIKSFATETGSASSSLSPASTLSDAVSTITTRSSTSSQPGLSVLTGTSVQTTISTLLPKTSSVLTSLITSSALSSLTASRSTYLSSSSLTTSITPSSLTSSSSSYLTLSFTTSNTSISPSLSSTSQTSKTENTAPSTASEPTSFLPTDSSLSSLSSSTSLLSTVSSSSSSSSSSSSSSSSSLGSSTSSFTMAENSVTQLNTSTSRALSSAASDSNTSTSRTLSSAASDSNTSTSRTLSSAASDSNTSTSRVLSSAASDSNTSTSRALSSAASDSNTSTSRALSSAASDSSTLTTTATLENTSQNSASTATTISSPKASSVTLTSTIQSLNTNSTGLPVTETVSSLSSGYTSSTLQSSFDSTVTSAITSSITISSTFSLSSYSSFTVTPTSISSGMTSDLTASNVSSSLATSSLLSTENRKNTSLSTTVLSSSSTHNDQQNGTSQSTTSSPNSAFSTPVSVTDYLSSTATSTTLLSSPTTQIPTSFSTLLWHETTTSATSEFTNSSSSPSPSSTNDIATSSSNFNPEIVTATTSMTKVTTVLKDPAEEQVIQQGVSATGGKSRQSVPSWSIALMVVAVFLIILLPLLALLIGCLIRRANSRDSFRLYHDLATSD; this is encoded by the exons ATGCAGTGGTTTCTTTGTAGACTACAATTTTTGAAAGATAGAAGGCACCATGAAATTTGTGTGATGAGGGTAAATAGTTCATCAGTGATCTTTACTTATGCAACAGCGCTCATCTTGTCATCATGTCTTTTTG GACTTGCTGCCAGTGATGTCTTATGTATGAACAAACCAGACGGTCTCTATGGGGACCCCAGTGACTCGAACGCCATCATTTTTTGCCGAAATGGAGAATCCATCCTTTCTAAATGCCCTGCAGGTCTGGTTTTCAATGCAGTACTGATCAAGTGTGACTACCCATCTGCAACCACTGCTGGCACAGAAG GGAACAGTGAGAATCAAATTTTCTGCCACTCCAAAACAGATGGTAACTATGCAAATGCCAGTGACCCATACATTTTCATTGTATGTGTTAATGGGATCAGCTACTCATCTAACTGCCCTCAAGGTCTGGTCTACAATCAACAGAACAATTGGTGTGATTACCCAACCTTAACGACTGCTGACACCGTAG AAACTGCTATCACTACTATCAAATCATTCGCAACTGAAACTGGCAgtgcatcatcatcattatcacctGCTTCAACTTTATCTGATGCAGTTTCTACCATCACAACCAGATCATCAACTTCCTCTCAACCTGGTTTATCTGTGTTAACTGGAACCTCTGTACAGACAACTATATCCACATTACTTCCAAAAACATCCTCAGTATTGACAAGCCTAATCACCTCTTCAGCCTTGTCATCACTTACTGCTTCAAGATCAACTTACTTATCATCATCCTCATTGACTACAAGTATCACCCCGTCCTCATTAACATCATCATCGTCGAGCTACTTGACTCTGTCATTTACTACTTCTAACACATCGATAAGTCCTTCATTATCATCAACCAGCCAAACTAGCAAAACCGAAAACACTGCACCAAGCACAGCTTCAGAGCCCACTTCTTTTCTACCAACTGACAGTTCTTTATCCTCACTTTCATCATCCACCTCATTGCTATCAACTGTCAGTTcttcatcctcatcctcatcctcatcttcatcttcatcttcatcatccCTTGGATCCTCCACTTCTTCATTTACCATGGCAGAAAACTCAGTCACACAATTAAATACATCTACATCAAGGGCATTATCATCAGCTGCTTCTGACTCAAATACATCTACATCAAGGACATTATCATCAGCTGCTTCTGACTCAAATACATCTACATCAAGGACATTATCATCAGCTGCTTCTGACTCAAATACATCTACATCAAGGGTATTATCATCAGCCGCTTCTGACTCAAATACATCTACATCAAGGGCATTATCATCCGCTGCTTCTGACTCAAATACATCTACATCAAGGGCATTATCATCAGCTGCTTCTGACTCATCAACTTTAACCACAACAGCTACATTAGAAAACACATCACAAAATTCAGCTTCAACTGCTACAACTATCAGCTCACCTAAGGCATCATCAGTTACCCTTACTTCTACTATACAGTCTTTAAATACCAACAGCACTGGACTGCCTGTCACTGAGACAGTCTCTTCATTGTCATCAGGATATACTTCTTCAACTTTGCAATCCAGTTTTGACAGTACAGTAACATCAGCTATAACATCCAGTATAACTATATCAAGCACATTTTCACTGTCTTCTTACAGTTCATTTACTGTAACACCAACATCAATAAGTTCAGGAATGACTTCTGATTTAACAGCTTCAAATGTTTCTAGTAGTTTGGCAACATCTTCACTGTTAagtacagaaaacagaaaaaacacctCATTGTCAACAACTGTTTTGTCATCTTCATCGACCCACAATGATCAACAAAATGGTACATCACAAAGTACAACTTCATCACCTAATTCTGCTTTCAGTACTCCAGTTTCAGTTACTGATTATCTTTCATCAACTGCTACTTCCACAACTTTGCTCTCATCACCAACAACCCAGATCCCCACTTCCTTCTCTACTTTactttggcatgaaaccacaacATCTGCAACCTCTGAATTTACAAATTCATCGTCATCACCCTCACCATCATCGACAAATGACATTGCAACATCTTCCTCTAATTTTAATCCTGAAATAGTAACAGCtactacttcaatgacaaaagtTACAACTGTATTAAAAGATCCTGCTGAAGAACAGGTGATACAGCAAGGTGTCTCAGCTACAG
- the LOC120537493 gene encoding serine-rich adhesin for platelets-like isoform X4, translated as MQWFLCRLQFLKDRRHHEICVMRVNSSSVIFTYATALILSSCLFGLAASDVLCMNKPDGLYGDPSDSNAIIFCRNGESILSKCPAGLVFNAVLIKCDYPSATTAGTEGNSENQIFCHSKTDGNYANASDPYIFIVCVNGISYSSNCPQGLVYNQQNNWCDYPTLTTADTVETAITTIKSFATETGSASSSLSPASTLSDAVSTITTRSSTSSQPGLSVLTGTSVQTTISTLLPKTSSVLTSLITSSALSSLTASRSTYLSSSSLTTSITPSSLTSSSSSYLTLSFTTSNTSISPSLSSTSQTSKTENTAPSTASEPTSFLPTDSSLSSLSSSTSLLSTVSSSSSSSSSSSSSSSSSLGSSTSSFTMAENSVTQLNTSTSRALSSAASDSNTSTSRVLSSAASDSNTSTSRALSSAASDSNTSTSRALSSAASDSSTLTTTATLENTSQNSASTATTISSPKASSVTLTSTIQSLNTNSTGLPVTETVSSLSSGYTSSTLQSSFDSTVTSAITSSITISSTFSLSSYSSFTVTPTSISSGMTSDLTASNVSSSLATSSLLSTENRKNTSLSTTVLSSSSTHNDQQNGTSQSTTSSPNSAFSTPVSVTDYLSSTATSTTLLSSPTTQIPTSFSTLLWHETTTSATSEFTNSSSSPSPSSTNDIATSSSNFNPEIVTATTSMTKVTTVLKDPAEEQVIQQGVSATGGKSRQSVPSWSIALMVVAVFLIILLPLLALLIGCLIRRANSRDSFRLYHDLATSD; from the exons ATGCAGTGGTTTCTTTGTAGACTACAATTTTTGAAAGATAGAAGGCACCATGAAATTTGTGTGATGAGGGTAAATAGTTCATCAGTGATCTTTACTTATGCAACAGCGCTCATCTTGTCATCATGTCTTTTTG GACTTGCTGCCAGTGATGTCTTATGTATGAACAAACCAGACGGTCTCTATGGGGACCCCAGTGACTCGAACGCCATCATTTTTTGCCGAAATGGAGAATCCATCCTTTCTAAATGCCCTGCAGGTCTGGTTTTCAATGCAGTACTGATCAAGTGTGACTACCCATCTGCAACCACTGCTGGCACAGAAG GGAACAGTGAGAATCAAATTTTCTGCCACTCCAAAACAGATGGTAACTATGCAAATGCCAGTGACCCATACATTTTCATTGTATGTGTTAATGGGATCAGCTACTCATCTAACTGCCCTCAAGGTCTGGTCTACAATCAACAGAACAATTGGTGTGATTACCCAACCTTAACGACTGCTGACACCGTAG AAACTGCTATCACTACTATCAAATCATTCGCAACTGAAACTGGCAgtgcatcatcatcattatcacctGCTTCAACTTTATCTGATGCAGTTTCTACCATCACAACCAGATCATCAACTTCCTCTCAACCTGGTTTATCTGTGTTAACTGGAACCTCTGTACAGACAACTATATCCACATTACTTCCAAAAACATCCTCAGTATTGACAAGCCTAATCACCTCTTCAGCCTTGTCATCACTTACTGCTTCAAGATCAACTTACTTATCATCATCCTCATTGACTACAAGTATCACCCCGTCCTCATTAACATCATCATCGTCGAGCTACTTGACTCTGTCATTTACTACTTCTAACACATCGATAAGTCCTTCATTATCATCAACCAGCCAAACTAGCAAAACCGAAAACACTGCACCAAGCACAGCTTCAGAGCCCACTTCTTTTCTACCAACTGACAGTTCTTTATCCTCACTTTCATCATCCACCTCATTGCTATCAACTGTCAGTTcttcatcctcatcctcatcctcatcttcatcttcatcttcatcatccCTTGGATCCTCCACTTCTTCATTTACCATGGCAGAAAACTCAGTCACACAATTAAATACATCTACATCAAGGGC ATTATCATCAGCTGCTTCTGACTCAAATACATCTACATCAAGGGTATTATCATCAGCCGCTTCTGACTCAAATACATCTACATCAAGGGCATTATCATCCGCTGCTTCTGACTCAAATACATCTACATCAAGGGCATTATCATCAGCTGCTTCTGACTCATCAACTTTAACCACAACAGCTACATTAGAAAACACATCACAAAATTCAGCTTCAACTGCTACAACTATCAGCTCACCTAAGGCATCATCAGTTACCCTTACTTCTACTATACAGTCTTTAAATACCAACAGCACTGGACTGCCTGTCACTGAGACAGTCTCTTCATTGTCATCAGGATATACTTCTTCAACTTTGCAATCCAGTTTTGACAGTACAGTAACATCAGCTATAACATCCAGTATAACTATATCAAGCACATTTTCACTGTCTTCTTACAGTTCATTTACTGTAACACCAACATCAATAAGTTCAGGAATGACTTCTGATTTAACAGCTTCAAATGTTTCTAGTAGTTTGGCAACATCTTCACTGTTAagtacagaaaacagaaaaaacacctCATTGTCAACAACTGTTTTGTCATCTTCATCGACCCACAATGATCAACAAAATGGTACATCACAAAGTACAACTTCATCACCTAATTCTGCTTTCAGTACTCCAGTTTCAGTTACTGATTATCTTTCATCAACTGCTACTTCCACAACTTTGCTCTCATCACCAACAACCCAGATCCCCACTTCCTTCTCTACTTTactttggcatgaaaccacaacATCTGCAACCTCTGAATTTACAAATTCATCGTCATCACCCTCACCATCATCGACAAATGACATTGCAACATCTTCCTCTAATTTTAATCCTGAAATAGTAACAGCtactacttcaatgacaaaagtTACAACTGTATTAAAAGATCCTGCTGAAGAACAGGTGATACAGCAAGGTGTCTCAGCTACAG
- the LOC120537493 gene encoding serine-rich adhesin for platelets-like isoform X3 translates to MQWFLCRLQFLKDRRHHEICVMRVNSSSVIFTYATALILSSCLFGLAASDVLCMNKPDGLYGDPSDSNAIIFCRNGESILSKCPAGLVFNAVLIKCDYPSATTAGTEGNSENQIFCHSKTDGNYANASDPYIFIVCVNGISYSSNCPQGLVYNQQNNWCDYPTLTTADTVETAITTIKSFATETGSASSSLSPASTLSDAVSTITTRSSTSSQPGLSVLTGTSVQTTISTLLPKTSSVLTSLITSSALSSLTASRSTYLSSSSLTTSITPSSLTSSSSSYLTLSFTTSNTSISPSLSSTSQTSKTENTAPSTASEPTSFLPTDSSLSSLSSSTSLLSTVSSSSSSSSSSSSSSSSSLGSSTSSFTMAENSVTQLNTSTSRALSSAASDSNTSTSRTLSSAASDSNTSTSRTLSSAASDSNTSTSRALSSAASDSSTLTTTATLENTSQNSASTATTISSPKASSVTLTSTIQSLNTNSTGLPVTETVSSLSSGYTSSTLQSSFDSTVTSAITSSITISSTFSLSSYSSFTVTPTSISSGMTSDLTASNVSSSLATSSLLSTENRKNTSLSTTVLSSSSTHNDQQNGTSQSTTSSPNSAFSTPVSVTDYLSSTATSTTLLSSPTTQIPTSFSTLLWHETTTSATSEFTNSSSSPSPSSTNDIATSSSNFNPEIVTATTSMTKVTTVLKDPAEEQVIQQGVSATGGKSRQSVPSWSIALMVVAVFLIILLPLLALLIGCLIRRANSRDSFRLYHDLATSD, encoded by the exons ATGCAGTGGTTTCTTTGTAGACTACAATTTTTGAAAGATAGAAGGCACCATGAAATTTGTGTGATGAGGGTAAATAGTTCATCAGTGATCTTTACTTATGCAACAGCGCTCATCTTGTCATCATGTCTTTTTG GACTTGCTGCCAGTGATGTCTTATGTATGAACAAACCAGACGGTCTCTATGGGGACCCCAGTGACTCGAACGCCATCATTTTTTGCCGAAATGGAGAATCCATCCTTTCTAAATGCCCTGCAGGTCTGGTTTTCAATGCAGTACTGATCAAGTGTGACTACCCATCTGCAACCACTGCTGGCACAGAAG GGAACAGTGAGAATCAAATTTTCTGCCACTCCAAAACAGATGGTAACTATGCAAATGCCAGTGACCCATACATTTTCATTGTATGTGTTAATGGGATCAGCTACTCATCTAACTGCCCTCAAGGTCTGGTCTACAATCAACAGAACAATTGGTGTGATTACCCAACCTTAACGACTGCTGACACCGTAG AAACTGCTATCACTACTATCAAATCATTCGCAACTGAAACTGGCAgtgcatcatcatcattatcacctGCTTCAACTTTATCTGATGCAGTTTCTACCATCACAACCAGATCATCAACTTCCTCTCAACCTGGTTTATCTGTGTTAACTGGAACCTCTGTACAGACAACTATATCCACATTACTTCCAAAAACATCCTCAGTATTGACAAGCCTAATCACCTCTTCAGCCTTGTCATCACTTACTGCTTCAAGATCAACTTACTTATCATCATCCTCATTGACTACAAGTATCACCCCGTCCTCATTAACATCATCATCGTCGAGCTACTTGACTCTGTCATTTACTACTTCTAACACATCGATAAGTCCTTCATTATCATCAACCAGCCAAACTAGCAAAACCGAAAACACTGCACCAAGCACAGCTTCAGAGCCCACTTCTTTTCTACCAACTGACAGTTCTTTATCCTCACTTTCATCATCCACCTCATTGCTATCAACTGTCAGTTcttcatcctcatcctcatcctcatcttcatcttcatcttcatcatccCTTGGATCCTCCACTTCTTCATTTACCATGGCAGAAAACTCAGTCACACAATTAAATACATCTACATCAAGGGCATTATCATCAGCTGCTTCTGACTCAAATACATCTACATCAAGGACATTATCATCAGCTGCTTCTGACTCAAATACATCTACATCAAGGACATTATCATCAGCTGCTTCTGACTCAAATACATCTAC ATCAAGGGCATTATCATCAGCTGCTTCTGACTCATCAACTTTAACCACAACAGCTACATTAGAAAACACATCACAAAATTCAGCTTCAACTGCTACAACTATCAGCTCACCTAAGGCATCATCAGTTACCCTTACTTCTACTATACAGTCTTTAAATACCAACAGCACTGGACTGCCTGTCACTGAGACAGTCTCTTCATTGTCATCAGGATATACTTCTTCAACTTTGCAATCCAGTTTTGACAGTACAGTAACATCAGCTATAACATCCAGTATAACTATATCAAGCACATTTTCACTGTCTTCTTACAGTTCATTTACTGTAACACCAACATCAATAAGTTCAGGAATGACTTCTGATTTAACAGCTTCAAATGTTTCTAGTAGTTTGGCAACATCTTCACTGTTAagtacagaaaacagaaaaaacacctCATTGTCAACAACTGTTTTGTCATCTTCATCGACCCACAATGATCAACAAAATGGTACATCACAAAGTACAACTTCATCACCTAATTCTGCTTTCAGTACTCCAGTTTCAGTTACTGATTATCTTTCATCAACTGCTACTTCCACAACTTTGCTCTCATCACCAACAACCCAGATCCCCACTTCCTTCTCTACTTTactttggcatgaaaccacaacATCTGCAACCTCTGAATTTACAAATTCATCGTCATCACCCTCACCATCATCGACAAATGACATTGCAACATCTTCCTCTAATTTTAATCCTGAAATAGTAACAGCtactacttcaatgacaaaagtTACAACTGTATTAAAAGATCCTGCTGAAGAACAGGTGATACAGCAAGGTGTCTCAGCTACAG